The following are encoded in a window of Rubellicoccus peritrichatus genomic DNA:
- a CDS encoding MFS transporter produces the protein MTGPLRLPNIRLFIFFRVLFNARFYYPIFTVLFLDMGLTLEQFFLLNAVWAVSIVLLEVPSGAFADTFGRRNLVVLAGCCMVVEMLILCFVPIGNNIIIFWALLINRVISGGAEAFASGADEALAFDTLKQEGEEDQWPKVLDLQMRCQSAAFVVAMLLGAGVYDADFMTMVAGLVGFEGEIHKATSLRFPLYLNLITALAVLFIALKMREAKASDGDDGPKSASAAFKLVFQTGRWILKTPTVLIIIAAALTFDSTARTIITLASEYYRLIQIPDVAFGVLGALFGAIGIIAPIYARKLVERKSPLFNWSLVAVILLVSLCGMAFAVPYWGVIPVMGIGLTMMLLGFFVSHYLNQSVEDSNRRATVLSFRSLATNLAYGTVGLLYMGITAALRKAEDKPDESEIGKVNTVFADIIAWTPLYYILTVIALIIVAKFVLRKVTS, from the coding sequence ATGACAGGTCCACTGCGCCTGCCGAATATTCGGCTCTTTATATTTTTCCGCGTGCTCTTCAACGCACGCTTTTACTATCCAATCTTTACCGTCCTCTTTCTGGACATGGGGCTGACCTTGGAGCAGTTCTTCTTACTCAATGCGGTCTGGGCCGTCTCAATTGTCCTGCTGGAAGTTCCCTCTGGCGCCTTTGCTGATACCTTCGGCCGACGGAATCTCGTTGTCCTGGCCGGTTGTTGTATGGTCGTCGAAATGCTGATCCTCTGTTTCGTCCCAATCGGCAACAATATTATCATCTTCTGGGCCCTACTGATTAACCGAGTCATCAGTGGCGGCGCCGAAGCCTTCGCAAGTGGCGCCGACGAAGCTCTGGCCTTTGACACCTTGAAACAGGAAGGTGAAGAGGATCAATGGCCCAAGGTTCTGGATTTACAAATGCGTTGCCAGTCCGCTGCCTTTGTCGTGGCAATGCTCCTGGGGGCCGGGGTCTACGATGCAGACTTCATGACCATGGTCGCAGGTCTGGTTGGCTTCGAAGGAGAAATTCACAAAGCAACCTCGCTGCGTTTCCCGCTTTATCTCAATTTGATTACCGCCCTAGCCGTACTCTTTATTGCTTTAAAAATGCGGGAAGCAAAAGCCAGTGACGGTGACGATGGGCCCAAATCTGCCAGTGCTGCCTTCAAACTGGTCTTTCAAACCGGTCGTTGGATTTTGAAGACACCGACGGTGTTGATAATCATTGCTGCAGCACTGACCTTTGACAGTACCGCCAGAACAATCATCACCCTCGCCAGTGAATACTACCGCCTGATTCAAATTCCCGATGTTGCCTTTGGTGTTTTGGGAGCCCTCTTTGGAGCGATAGGTATCATCGCTCCAATTTATGCCCGAAAGCTGGTTGAAAGAAAGAGCCCTTTGTTCAACTGGTCGCTGGTCGCAGTCATTCTACTCGTGTCACTCTGTGGAATGGCCTTCGCTGTGCCTTATTGGGGTGTCATACCAGTCATGGGCATTGGGCTGACCATGATGCTGCTTGGTTTCTTTGTCAGTCATTACCTCAACCAAAGTGTGGAAGACTCCAATCGTCGGGCAACGGTTCTGAGTTTCCGAAGCTTGGCGACTAACTTAGCCTACGGAACCGTTGGCCTACTCTATATGGGAATCACTGCTGCGTTGCGCAAAGCGGAAGACAAACCCGATGAAAGTGAAATCGGCAAGGTCAATACTGTCTTTGCAGACATCATCGCCTGGACACCATTATATTACATCCTGACCGTAATCGCACTGATCATTGTCGCTAAGTTTGTTTTGCGAAAAGTAACCTCTTAA
- a CDS encoding arylsulfatase, which yields MPAGSSQKPNVLLILTDDQGYGDYSCTGNPWLRTPNLDKLYSESVRLHDFHLDPMCAPSRAALLTGKYSAKAGVWSTLSGRYFLNRDIPTMADHFKTAGYRTGMFGKWHMGDSDRYLPHDRGFDEALYHGGGVIGEIPDYWDNDYFNSTLMRNGNSEVFTDKYCTDIWFDETISFIERHTTASPDKPFFCYLSTNAPHWPHDVHENYSNYYLEQGLPESRAKFYGMIANIDENFGRLNTYLKSKDLDQNTILLFMGDNGTDAGASVDSAGHMTSGFNAGMRGKKCWAYDGGHRNLCIIRWPNGGLAQGPSQDVDRLTAHIDLLPTLLDLCNITSSDQSSDETESLLDGWSLADLLRGDDSAYYAGRTLVVHNQQKDNPVKFKDYEVLTEDWRLAQSSEWGEGTLELTDKRNDPGQRHNLLESHGDIANELKRSYEEWWSEISKGFNQSWPFYLGLNSEIVTMTAHAWHSITRRDGIYAQSHCRTGEIHNGYLLIEIEQKSRFEFRLRRWPKEIDTPIRSGVTGRSGVPYVSDFEPGLALKIHTAKFHVESHPSGNLVVDESVAVGEQMCYAAFQVHLDTGLYRILTTFIDDENNERGAYYLDVMPV from the coding sequence ATGCCAGCAGGAAGCTCTCAAAAACCCAACGTCCTCTTGATCCTGACAGATGACCAGGGCTATGGTGATTACAGTTGCACAGGTAACCCATGGTTGAGAACTCCAAATCTGGACAAGTTGTATTCAGAAAGTGTGCGGCTTCATGATTTTCATCTCGATCCCATGTGTGCGCCAAGTCGGGCTGCATTGCTGACAGGAAAATACTCTGCCAAAGCCGGTGTTTGGAGTACGCTATCCGGCCGTTATTTTCTGAATCGCGATATCCCGACCATGGCCGATCATTTCAAAACTGCGGGATACCGAACAGGTATGTTTGGCAAATGGCATATGGGCGACTCGGATCGCTACCTTCCTCATGACCGCGGTTTTGATGAAGCACTTTATCATGGAGGTGGCGTCATTGGTGAAATACCCGATTACTGGGACAACGACTATTTCAATTCTACCCTGATGCGTAATGGTAATTCGGAAGTATTTACGGACAAGTATTGTACCGATATCTGGTTCGACGAAACCATATCCTTTATCGAGCGTCATACTACCGCCTCTCCGGACAAACCGTTTTTCTGCTATTTGTCGACCAATGCCCCACACTGGCCCCATGATGTTCATGAGAATTACAGCAACTATTATCTCGAACAGGGATTACCGGAATCTCGAGCCAAATTCTATGGCATGATTGCCAATATCGATGAGAACTTTGGCCGGTTAAACACCTACCTAAAAAGCAAAGATCTCGACCAGAATACGATTCTCCTGTTCATGGGCGATAATGGAACCGACGCAGGCGCAAGTGTTGATTCCGCTGGCCACATGACATCAGGCTTTAATGCGGGAATGCGTGGTAAAAAGTGCTGGGCTTACGATGGAGGCCACCGAAACCTCTGCATAATTCGCTGGCCGAATGGTGGGTTGGCCCAAGGACCAAGCCAGGATGTCGATCGCCTCACAGCGCATATAGACTTACTGCCAACCCTGCTGGATCTTTGCAACATTACGTCATCTGATCAATCGTCTGACGAAACGGAATCACTATTGGATGGATGGTCACTGGCTGACCTATTGAGAGGAGATGATTCCGCTTATTACGCTGGAAGAACTTTGGTCGTGCACAATCAGCAAAAAGACAATCCGGTAAAATTCAAAGACTATGAAGTCTTAACCGAAGATTGGCGTTTGGCTCAAAGTTCGGAATGGGGCGAAGGCACTTTAGAGTTAACCGACAAAAGAAATGACCCTGGCCAGAGACATAATTTACTGGAATCACATGGTGATATTGCCAACGAACTGAAACGATCTTATGAAGAATGGTGGAGCGAGATCAGCAAGGGTTTCAATCAAAGCTGGCCTTTCTATCTTGGATTGAATTCAGAGATTGTGACGATGACTGCTCATGCATGGCATAGCATCACGAGGCGAGATGGTATTTATGCCCAGTCTCATTGTCGAACGGGTGAAATCCATAATGGTTATCTATTGATTGAAATTGAACAGAAAAGTCGTTTTGAATTTCGTCTTCGGCGATGGCCCAAGGAAATTGACACACCCATTCGCTCCGGAGTAACAGGACGATCCGGTGTCCCCTATGTATCCGACTTTGAACCTGGCTTGGCTTTGAAAATTCACACAGCCAAGTTTCATGTCGAAAGCCATCCGTCAGGTAATTTGGTAGTAGATGAATCAGTCGCAGTTGGTGAGCAGATGTGCTATGCAGCATTTCAAGTCCATCTGGATACCGGCTTGTATCGTATTTTGACAACTTTCATTGATGACGAAAACAACGAACGTGGGGCCTATTATCTGGATGTGATGCCGGTTTGA